The sequence agccgactggcattaatatagccatcctagtagtcaacttttcataattatgagttgtcattatccaacgtcacacaacacagaataaagttatcatcttgctgcgtctccgcagcgggagaaaaaaaatgctgtttgaatgcagctccgcggcgggagtgacccttctccttgtctgtgtcagaggcattctcatttaattttcttttcattgtccctgtcttaagagaccgatccatgaccttcttaatagattaggctactctttaatagattaggcttctactgactgtgttctcttcgttctgagttgtatgttagaaatgtcgcaataatgtacttgtggccgtcgcggaccactacggggcacttgcggatcaccagtggtccgcggaccacactttgagaacgactgcttTAGATGCGTGTGCGAGTACCTACAGTGGCCGTCAAATGCCATTAAATCACAAGAAGCCCGATCTCGAGCCAGTGCTTTGGCTTGTCCATTGTGGGCTACTGCAGAAACATGCTGGTGCAACATGGCAAAATGCATGGAAGTGGACTCACTCGTTAtaagctaacgaaaacacaGCGATTCATAGTCACAGGTGATttaacactaatgaaaacataattataaatACTAGATTCCATTTATACTAATAGATGCCACAAACAACTACACACCTTTAAGATGGTAGCTCATAATTGCCACACAAATTTAGCTGATCATTTTGATTTGCTTTCACTGAGAGTGTCAGTATTTTCCATACATTGTGTCTTTGCATATAGCAACACACTGAATGCATCCAGCCCTGATGTGGAGGAGCTTAGCCGATTCGAGCCCAGAACAGAGCCGATTCGAGCCCAGAACAGTCGAACCGGGCCCAGAACAGAGTCGAACCGGGCCCAGGGTCGTCTGTCACATGGACACATGTTCTTCAGACTGACCCTGAGAAGTTGAAGTCCACTCGGAGGTTGTCCTCACAGATCTTGTCTGGTCCACAGTCGATCTCGAAGTTTAACTGTGGGAACAGAGCAGTTGCATGAAATGTCAACAAAAGTATAGACAtaatatgaatgtatgtatgtatgtatatgtatgtgtatatatatatatatgtataaacaaGTACTGGTGATCATACTCTTTAAGTTCAAGACATTCAAATCACAAAGCCTGACTGAAACATGTCAGGGTGAGGTCAGAGGGCGAGGTCAGAGGgcgaggtcagaggtcagaggtgattGGTGGTGATTTAGAGGCTTTTTGTGTCCTCATGCATTCGCTGCATTATAGCATTTCTTTAGACCTCCGTAACATTACCATCACACAACCCTGCAATGACACCATAAACCACATCAGTCTGGTCAGTCAGTAAGAATGTAGGGCAGGGTCAAACCCCTGGGGTGGGTTAGAGAGGTCAAACCCCTGGGGTGGTTAGAGAGGTCAAACCCCTGGGGTGGTTAGAGAGGTCAAACCCCTGGGGTGGTTAGAGAGGTCAAACCCCTGGGGTGGTTAGAGAGATCAAACCTGGGGTGGTTAGAGAGATCAAACCTGGGGTGGGTTGCAACCACAAAAATAGGCCTTGCAGCCCTTTGTAGCATCAGTCAGTCAACAGTTAATCGACAACGTCATCAGTATGTGTTCTCCTAGGTAACACAGTCAATCGACAACGCCATCAGTATGTGTTCTCCTAGGTAACAAAGTGTGTGTCTACAACATAAATGCATAAATATGTCATTTTCCTACAGAGAGATAACCATTAAATAACCATTTAAGCGATGCAAGCCGACTCACCATGTGATATGAAATGAGACGAGAATCAGTGGACAGTCTTGGCCGCAGGTTCCCCTCTCCAGTGATAGGGAGTCCATCAAAAGTAAAGGCCACCCTGTTAGCAATGGGGTTCAAGGCATCCTCTGGACACCCCTTCAAtggaatgatggagagagcagtTGAACATGGTGGCTATTTGAATGTGAACCACCAGATGGCAATATTTCTCAAAAAAGAGTGATTGTAGACACTTGTCCTTCATCCAAAAAATGGGACGTTgagcttacgtgtgtgtgtgtctgtgtgtgtgtctgtggggggggggggggatgttgagcttacatgtgtgtgtgtggggggggggggggcgttgagcttacgtgtctgtgtgtctgtggggtgggggggggacgttgagcttacgtgtgtgtgtgtgtgtgtgtctgtgtgtgtctgtgtgtgtgtgtgtctgtggggggggaCGTTGAGcttacgtgtctgtgtgtctgtgggggggggggggggttgagcttacgtgtgtgtgtgtgtgtgtgtgtctgtgtgtgtgtgtgtctgtgggggggggggcgttgagcttacgtgtgtgtgtgtgtgtgtgtgtgtgtgtgtctgtgtgtgtgtgtgtctgtggggggggaCGTTGAGcttacgtgtctgtgtgtctgtgtgtctgtgggggggacGTTGAGCTTACGTGTGTTGCGAAACTGAGAGGAAGGCAGCTTTTCTGCAGTGTCGCTGTGATGCTGTCACTTGTAGCATGCTGGTTGGGTGCAAAGGTAGCTCGGGGCGTCTGACGCACGTGGTCCAGCGTAAACGTGTAGCTCAATTTCGCCCTTAAATCTACATTATATGGTTAAAACAGACATTATGGACGCATTCATCGGACAGGGAGTCAGAAACAAATAAGACACAACCCAACCTTCTCAGGATTATGATGAGGATAATAAGTCTTTGGTGTTTTACACAGTTAACATTTTAGTTGTCACGGAGACACAAATAGGAGTCATGTAAATCAAACTATCAGGGGATTCTGGGGACAGGAAATGTTCAAAACTACAAActgagccaggactgtgcacgaACACTGGATATTGTtttggagcgcacacacacacagaacagaaagcTAGACGAGGGCAATTTGCCGAATTGAAATGTGGTGGTGTTGAGAAAAGAGTTGAAGAGTTGAAGAGTTGAAGAGTTAAATTTGGTAGTTTGTGGTGAGGACGACCTGTGCTGCCTGTCTGCAGTGACACTCgacatgaggaaacacacagaagtgttgaCCGACCTGTGCTGCCTGCACTGCAGTGACACTCgacatgaggaaacacacagaagtgttgaCCGACCTGTGCTGCCTGCTGTGACACTCgacatgaggaaacacacagaagtgttgaCCGACCTGTGCTGCCTGTCTGCTGTGACACTCgacatgaggaaacacacagaagtgttgaCCGACCTGTGCTGCCTGCAGTGACACTCgacatgaggaaacacacagaagtgttgaCCGACCTGTGCTGCCTGCAGTGACCCTCgacatgaggaaacacacagaagtgttgaCCGACCTGTGCTGCCTGTCTGCAGTGACACTCgacatgaggaaacacacagaagtgttgaCCGACCTGTGCTGCCTGTCTGCTGTGACACTCgacatgaggaaacacacagaagtgttgaCCGACCTGTGCTGCCTGCAGTGACACTCgacatgaggaaacacacagaagtgttgaCCGACCTGTGCTGCCTGTCTGCAGTGACACTCgacatgaggaaacacacagaagtgttgaCCGACCTGTGCTGCCTGCACTGCAGTGACACTCgacatgaggaaacacacagaagtgttgaCCGACCTGTGCTGCCTGCTGTGACACTCgacatgaggaaacacacagaagtgttgaCCGACCTGTGCTGCCTGCAGTGACACTCgacatgaggaaacacacagaagtgttgaCCGACCTGTGCTGCCTGTCTGCAGTGACACTCgacatgaggaaacacacagaagtgttgaCCGACCTGTGCTGCCTGTCTGCAGTGACACTCgacatgaggaaacacacagaagtgttgaCCGACCTGTGCTGCCTGCACTGCAGTGACACTCgacatgaggaaacacacagaagtgttgaCCGACCTGTGCTGCCTGCTGTGACACTCgacatgaggaaacacacagaagtgttgaCCGACCTGTGCTGCCTGCAGTGACACTCgacatgaggaaacacacagaagtgttgaCCGACCTGTGCTGCCTGTCTGCAGTGACACTCgacatgaggaaacacacagaagtgttgaCCGACCTGTGCTGCCTGCACTGCAGTGACACTCgacatgaggaaacacacagaagtgttgaCCAACCTGTGCTGCCTGTCTGCAGTGACACTCgacatgaggaaacacacagaagtgttgaCCGACCTGTGCTGCCTGTCTGCAGTGACACTCgacatgaggaaacacacagaagtgttgaCCGACCTGTGCTGCCTGCCCTGCAGTGACACTCgacatgaggaaacacacagaagtgttgaCCGACCTGTGCTGCCTGCTGTGACACTCgacatgaggaaacacacagaagtgttgaCCGACCTGTGCTGCCTGTCTGCTGTGACACTCgacatgaggaaacacacagaagtgttgaCCGACCTGTGCTGCCTGCAGTGACACTCgacatgaggaaacacacagaagtgttgaCCGACCTGTGCTGCCTGCAGTGACACTCgacatgaggaaacacacagaagtgttgaCCGACCTGTGCTGCCTGCAGTGACACTCgacatgaggaaacacacagaagtgttgaCCGACCTGTGCTGCCTGTCTGCAGTGACACTCgacatgaggaaacacacagaagtgttgaCCGACCTGTGCTGCCTGCAGTGACACTCgacatgaggaaacacacagaagtgttgaCCGACCTGTGCTGCCTGTCTGCTGTGACACTCgacatgaggaaacacacagaagtgttgaCCGACCTGTGCTGCCTGTCTGCTGTGACACTCgacatgaggaaacacacagaagtgttgaCCGACCTGTGCTGCCTGTCTGCAGTGACACTCgacatgaggaaacacacagaagtgttgaCCGACCTGTGCTGCCTGCAGTGACACTCgacatgaggaaacacacagaagtgttgaCCGACCTGTGCTGCCTGCAGTGACCCTCgacatgaggaaacacacagtgGCGTTGACACTCAGCGGCTCCGAACAGTTCGACACCCTGGTGGGGATTTTTGAGGGGCTGTAGAACACTTCAGTTTCCACGGAAACAACAGGTCTGGACCTGGGGATGACATGcatcacaaagacagagagagagagagtgagagagagagacaaagacagaaacagtcagCCAATTAATATAATGGCAGCAATAGATTCCAAAGTTCGGCAGGTCAGTGGATATGGGTTCCATGTCTATGGTCAAATCCAGTATCACCTAGCTGAATAgaatcactggcacacacagatcTATTATTCACAGTCTTACACTAACCTACATTACAATCATGAAAAATCAACACCACCaaactgtttctgtgtttgtgtgtgtgtgtgcgcgcgtctaTGCTGCGATTTAATAAGTGCGAGAAAGAATAagagaacctgagcagcagaacCGCTCCCTTGGACCCGACTGCAATGTCAGGCAGCCCGTCTCCACTCTGATCCAAAGCAGACTGGGCCACAGTCAGGCCAAAGAACCGCAGTCCGGACTGCACCGATGAACCTGCAATCCTCTGTTATGGACAACGCAACAGAAAGAGAGTTCAACAGAAGTACTGATAATCACACATCACTTAGCTGTTTTCTTCAGTTTTTACCAAGGTAACAAACACAGTCGTCTGTcattagagagacagacagacaagagtgAGACgaaaagaacagagaggaggaaacagaagTAATGAAAACATGGCATTTCTACTCTGGTGGGTGTTCTCTATATGCCTTGTCATGACATGCAGTAGTTTAGGAACTACTGCGAACTATATTATGGATGAACATGAATAATAGAataatgtataataaaaataatagacagtcatgtattgtattgtgtcaATACTCTAGCCTGGACTAGTCTGTTTGCTGGAGGGCTCCAACACTAGTCCTGTTCTTTAAGAAACCCATAGAGAGTTCATAGAGAGTTCatagttgtgtttttttcatgAGTGTATTCTGCCACAGTGTTTTAAATGATCCAACATTGGGGGCCTGAAAGGTCTGTGGCCAGAGGGGTATGGGAGCAGACTTATGTTGTAGTTTTGGTTCGTGTTGATCGGAGCAGACTTATGGTGTAGTTTTGGTTCGTGTTGATCGGAGCAGACTTATGGTGTAGTTTTGGTTGGTGTTGATCGGAGCAGACTTATGGTGTAGTTTTGGTTGGTGTTGATCGGAGCAGACTTATGGTGTAGTTTTGGTTGGTGTTGATCGGAGCAGACTTATGGTGTAGTTTTGGTTGGCGTTGATCGTAGCAGACTTATGGTGTAGTTTTGGTTAGTGTTGATCGGAGTTTTCATTTCTGACGTTTGGTGAATGGGGGTTTCATTTGTTAGAGTAAGGGTCAAAGCTTGGTCATACTTTTCCCAATGCTTAAATAGATCCTTAATGCTTAATGTTCAAtcattctctgtttctctctccaactctgtatgtgtctctctcttgtctcatcaatactctctctcacctgcGAGTATTTGGGGTTCACTCCTCGTGTCCTCCCGTTGAAGATGTACACGCTGCCCTGTCCGTTATCCTCCAGAGGAGCTCCCACTGCCACATCCCTGATCCCATCCCCGTTCAGGTCTGCCAGGCTGGCCAGAGACGAGCCGAACCTCCCCCTCTGACCCTCCATCCCCAGCAGGGACACACCAGCGTCAGACACCACCGTGGAATCCTGGGAGCATCAAACATCAACTCAACCCTTCATAATAAATCTCTTACATCTAAGGTACCTATTCTTGAAATACTACAGAGGTATTTTTTGGGGGAATGTATTTTGGAGTACCACCTTGTCACTTCATAAATGAAAGAGTGTGAACGTGCTATTGTACCGTCACAAAGACCACTGCTATGCTGGGGGTGGCTTTGTGTTAGAGACCAAGTGACAGTCTCctcatttgtcatttgtttttcagaaaaaaaagttttttaaatTTTGAATTACTGCATTTGTTTACCCATGCTGtgtaaaaaagaaacaaacaaaactatggaataaatgtatttataaagtcTTGAACTAAACATGAGGtatctccctgtctgtctctccctgtctgactCTCCTTGAACTAAACATGTGGTatctgcctgtctttctctccttgctCGGTACTAAATGTCATGTCCAAACAAAGACCCTTATTATAACATGAAGGAAATAGTAGAATGAATGGGAGATGGTTATTACACTATGACACTATGACCCTCACTGAATGGGAGATGGTTATTACACTATGACACTATGACCCTCACTGAATGGGAGATGGTTATTACACTATGACACTATGGCACTCACTGAATGGGAGATGGTTATTACACTATGACACTATGACCCTCACTGAATGGGAGATGGTTATTACACTATGACACTATGGCACTCACTGAATGGGAGATGGTTATTACACTATGACACTATGGCACTCACTGAATGGGAGATGGTTATTACACTATGACACTATGGCACTCACTGAATGGGAGATGGTTATTACACTATGACACTATGTAGATACTTCTATTGGGTTTTTTTGTATGATTTTACCTCCTCAAAAAactgatacacaaacactcgcccctctctccctccttctgtgtgCATGGGGGCAGACGCCAGAATCAGATCAGTGTTGGAGTCTCCATCCaaatccaccacacacacctctgctccaAAGTAAGCACCgatctgagactgagagagagagagagtgccgtgtgtgtgtaagtgtgtgtgtgaaccagagagatagagagagagaacgttgCTATAAAAATCAATTAATGCAGCAGTTATCTAAAATAGTAGTAATGTCCTTTGTTTCTTTCAGGATAAATAAaatatctatctttctatctatctatctgtctattagTCTAGTCTATCTATCATCACATGATAAAAGAGCTCtctgaacactctctctctctctctctttctctctctctctctttctctctcactctttctctctctctctctctctctctctttctctctcactctttctctctctctctcactctttctcactctctctctctctctctctctgtctctctcactctctctctctctctttctctctcactcttctctctttctctctcactctttctctctctctctttctctctcactcttctctctctctctctctctctcactcactctctctctctctctttctctctcactctttctctctctctctctcactctctctcactctctctctctctctctttctctctctctctctctcacacacacactctctctctctctctctctgtcagaccaTAAACTATACACCCATAAGCTGGTGAATCCTCATCACAATGATTCTGAGTTCCATTAGATCTCACCTGTTGATCTTCCTTCTCCAAACTCGTCTGTATCCCAGAAGGATGGaagaccaccaccacccctttaTGCCTGTACCGCGGAGCCCCAAGTATAACATACCTCTGGCTGTTCCTCAAGGCCACTGTCAAAGAATATCCTAGAACATGTGACATGAACATGTGACGTGAACGTGACACATTACGGATGTTATCCCTCTGAGAGAAGAAATGTCTACAACATGGTAACAAGACAGTGACACTACGGTAACAAGGTAACAACAAGGTAACAACATGGTAACAAGACAGTGACACTACGGTAACAAGGTAACAACATGGTAACAAGACAGTGACACTATGGTAAGTTGTATTATCCTCTCATCCTAAAAAGAATCATCTAGAAAATGAGGGTGGTAGGGTGGTAGCCACATCAATTATAAAACTCTTGTAACCTGGTCTGCGGCCATTGAGTAATGATATGAGATGAAATGATAGAATAGATATGAAAATTAGCTTTTGCAGCATTTTACAGACAGTCCCGTCATAGTCCTCGAAGGACTACAATATAGTGCATTGGatgtgaaacacaaacaaactaagtGGCAGtacattcaaaataaaacatagaTTATACTTTATAATTACTCATGCACAGTAATACATTGTAATTAGTAATTAGTAATAATCAGTATAcattattccagccaatcaacaacgttgcttcaggagcactgaaCAGTAAGGATGTATTTTATTGGCTGTTGAGTCCAAATATCAATAATCCATCAGCAGGATTGAGGACGGCATCAATAGAGTAAGATGTTGCACCAATTTGATTGGTTTTCCTTTTTACTGTAGGTAATATTGAGGAATGGTTACAGTCCTTGGATATGTTCCCTTGGTTATGATCCTGATTCAAGTGAATAGTATATTTGTATTAAAGACACATCCTCACCCAGGTAACTATCGTCTCCGTTTGTTTCCAGAAGATTAGCTTTTTGAAAATCTGAGTGTCCTCCACTGATGTTGTATTTCTGATACCCCCCTCTCCACTGGTATGCTCCAACAAAACCCATTACAATGCCCTCCTAAAAATGGAACAGGCCAAAATGAGCGTAAGAAaagcatacatgcataaatacagacatacgtaaagtacatacatacatacatacaggttACTCACTTAATAAGACTATAAAAACAACAGTCTGTATAAAGTAGAATTAATTTCTTCTTCCTCTAGAAGTAATGTTATAGTTTCAGGcattgatgaatgaatgtagaCTCCTCCCCCCAACTCTCCAACTCAAAACTtcaaagcatgcacactcacaaacacacacacacacacacacagagacacacactcacaaacacagacacacgcttacacacacagcctaacgCGTACACATTTTGTAATTCACGTAAACACATAAATGTCACTGAATCGGTTTAATCCAGAGGTGCACGATGATGGCATCCTCTCTAGGTTCATCATGGAATGATCACTGTTACTAGGCAACAAAGAGCAAAAGATAAGCgcagtgttctcagtgttttTACCTCTGGAGAGTGATATGGTGCACCACTGAAGCCCTCTTGTGCCATCTCCAGTTTCGTAGAACCACCACCTCCTAAAAGAACCAATAGAACCACGTGCCAGACCCTCTGAGAAATGAACTCATTTGCATGTATTCATTCAACagacactttcatccaaagcaagCCTGAATCCAAATCgttttcattttccttttcctttattTCCCTATAGTTTCTTCAGTGTGTCTGCTCCCTGACTATtgaaggagttgcaaatcagaattaaggatcaaagttaataatgattgacaataatcaataatccaatgGTATGGATGACATACCCTCAACAGATATAATATTCTCAGTATGGATGACATACCCTCAACAGATATAATATCCTCAGTATGGATGACATACCCTCAACAGATATAATATCCTCAGTATGGATGACATACCCTCAACAGATATAATATTCTCAGTATGGACAACATGCTCTCAACAGATATAATATTCTCAGCATGGATAACATACCCTCAACAGATACAATATTCTTCTCCAGTGTCTCCTTGAGTCCATCCAGAGCTCGGAAGTCGCTCACTTTGAACTTGTGTTTTTCCACTGGTTCGGATGCAATGATCTTCAGTTCTTCATCAGAAACATGTCCAACCTGTGAAATTCCAAGATGGTTGACTGCAAGTTGGAAACGTTGTTTCGCCACGGTTTGGTGCAAGCCCTGCTTTACTTTAAAAGTTGTTCGGTactatgttttgtgtttgtctttttattGGCGTCTTTGGAAAAGATTCAAACATATAAAGAACACCGCACTGTGTAATTCACATGTAACTGAATCGTTATATAGGTTTTGTCAAGGGAAAAAAggaagctaactagctagcaagGGAtacatgctagctagctaagatGCTGAATGATTTGTTTCCCTGATATATTCACTGATATATTGTGAATATATCAATATATTGTGGTGTAAAAGCCGTTCTTACATATTTGCAGGATTTCCAACCAGCACAAAACTACCAAGTGAATAGCCTGAACTTAGCAATTGAATTAATATTTCAACAAAATCTTTAACCATCTGGAGTCTGGAGCTTTGCAGGTGACTGCAATTATTTAACTTATATAATATTGTGGGGAGACGATGAATACATGAATGTCCTATTTGGCCTAGCCTACTATCCAAATAGGACATTCACATATCACACATATAGATGTTTACAAAGGTCAAATAGTTGCCATACTTTACAGTAGTATTTTAAATGTAGCAAAATCCTACCCCAATCGCAAAACGAATTATATTTTTCTTTGCTGCGTTTTCGACTGCAGGCTTCAAGTTTTCCTTGTCGTCTGACACGCCATCTGTGATCACCAGCAAAACCCTACTGGCATGGGGTCTGGCCCCGGCACTCTCTGTGAACAGCTCAAAGCTGCGGAGACGGGAATTAAAGTCAGCGACAGGCACAAGAagattctatctctctctctctctctctctccatctctccctctctcgttctccctctctctctctctctctttccatttctccctctctcattctccccctctctctctctttccatctctccctgtctctctctctctctttccatctctccctctctccctgtctctccctctctcgttctccctctctctctctttccatctctccctctctctctgtctctctctctctccctctctctctctttctctctctccgtaatTTAAGCTGTTGTACGTCTCATGTCATGTTGTGAGCACTGATACCATAAGTCGTCATCATCATGAATGTTAAAAACATTGCGTGCGACTCACACAGTGGTGTTAATGGCTTTGGCAGTATAAGTGGAAGTCATTTCTTGTTGAATGTTCATGATCTCTTTCTCCCAATCTTTTCCTTCCTTGTGATGGTTGAACTGTTCAAAGTTTAAAGGAGTTTCATAGCCACTGGAATACTGTGCAATGGCGAACTGCAAAAACAAGGAGAGGTAGGttcaacagaaacacagacaccgACACAAGCCAAGAGTGGAACATGATAGTAAGATGGTGCCTATCATGACAGTCATCATTTAGTAAAACTGTTGCATTTTCACAACAACTATCCTTTACATACTTTTCAAAGTTTCATGGTAACTTTACTGGTGGGTAAACACAGGACACCCTTACATTAGTGCGTGTGTCACTGCTTGCACCTAAGCAAGGTAAAGGTGATAAGGTGAAAAGGTCCATTAGTGCATATACAGTAGTTGAGTCAAAATAGGACTACTATGAAGCTGATATGACTGATGTGTGAAGGTAGAAAGAATAAAGAAGGACAGAGGAAGGAGGATagaatagagaaagacagaggaagggatgaagggatgaagggagagagaatagagacggacagaggaagatgaagggagagagaatagagacgGACAGAGGAAGGTCAATCTGTTTCCCCTCACCTGTGTGTCTTTTGCAATGAACTTCTTGATCAGGTTTATCACAAATTTCTTCATTGTAATAAATTGATAGGGCGACAAGCTTGCCGAACCATCTAGGAGAAAGACTATATCAATGCCACTTTGGCAATCTGTTTTTggatgaggtagagagagagacagagagaagagagagggggagagagcagtctgTTTTTGatcacttttgcatttcataGACAGTATATAGCTGATCCTGAAACAAGTCCAACTGTAGCGAAGGGGGAGAGCAGTCATCCCATCTGGCCTTAAATCCAGGcctacagggtaccaaacctgcactcgGACCGCAAccccaaagagccaggcttgatggcatggcagtcagagcacatactcatctgtagtgacggcactccgTCACACTGACCCTGATCtaagtattgattgattgattgattggttcgTTGATCACGATGCCATACCTCTGAGAGTTGCGGGTACAGGACCCCTCACTGAGAGGCTCTGGCTGATGCTGAAGCACATCCCTCCGTACAGAGTGAGGCCATCACACTCTTTGGGAATGGTAGGACCACAAacctgagggacagagagagagagagaggatgctgaagaagaagaagaggaa is a genomic window of Clupea harengus chromosome 1, Ch_v2.0.2, whole genome shotgun sequence containing:
- the LOC105913031 gene encoding integrin alpha-X-like isoform X3, producing the protein MNIQQEMTSTYTAKAINTTVFELFTESAGARPHASRVLLVITDGVSDDKENLKPAVENAAKKNIIRFAIGVGHVSDEELKIIASEPVEKHKFKVSDFRALDGLKETLEKNIVSVEGGGGSTKLEMAQEGFSGAPYHSPEEGIVMGFVGAYQWRGGYQKYNISGGHSDFQKANLLETNGDDSYLGYSLTVALRNSQRYVILGAPRYRHKGVVVVFHPSGIQTSLEKEDQQSQIGAYFGAEVCVVDLDGDSNTDLILASAPMHTEGGREGRVFVYQFFEEDSTVVSDAGVSLLGMEGQRGRFGSSLASLADLNGDGIRDVAVGAPLEDNGQGSVYIFNGRTRGVNPKYSQRIAGSSVQSGLRFFGLTVAQSALDQSGDGLPDIAVGSKGAVLLLRSRPVVSVETEVFYSPSKIPTRVSNCSEPLSVNATVCFLMSRVTAGSTGRSTLLCVSSCRVSLQAAQVGQHFCVFPHVECHCRQAAQVGQHFCVFPHVECHSRQAAQVGQHFCVFPHVECHSRQAAQVGQHFCVFPHVECHCRQHRSVNTSVCFLMSSVTADRQHRSVNTSVCFLMSSVTAGSTGRSTLLCVSSCRVSLQAAQVGQHFCVFPHVECHCRQHRSVNTSVCFLMSSVTADRQHRSVNTSVCFLMSSVTAGSTGRSTLLCVSSCRVSLQGRQHRSVNTSVCFLMSSVTADRQHRSVNTSVCFLMSSVTADRQHRSVNTSVCFLMSSVTAGSTGRSTLLCVSSCRVSLQCRQHRSVNTSVCFLMSSVTADRQHRSVNTSVCFLMSSVTADRQHRSVNTSVCFLMSSVTAGSTGRSTLLCVSSCRVSQQAAQVGQHFCVFPHVECHCSAGSTGRSTLLCVSSCRVSLQTGSTGRSTLLCVSSCRVSLQAAQVGQHFCVFPHVECHSRQAAQVGQHFCVFPHVECHCRQAAQVGQHFCVFPHVEGHCRQHRSVNTSVCFLMSSVTAGSTDLRAKLSYTFTLDHVRQTPRATFAPNQHATSDSITATLQKSCLPLSFATHGCPEDALNPIANRVAFTFDGLPITGEGNLRPRLSTDSRLISYHMLNFEIDCGPDKICEDNLRVDFNFSGATHIDVGVAQDLYVTVMVENRGENSYNTRVSLSYPDGLSYRTFTKTQGRVACSSRDGEDGVAPGKTTCSINKPIFTAGDTAVFVVQYGVPDRPTFDQSVSFTANLTSGNDLHAPDSRHFAETEIGVRHSIHVVIRRHENTTGYVTFKADESSVERPVTQLLQVENGNRRLNLSVMIRVPVKLGKMDIWSDMKALSIAGCQRSHDMKPTTDLPVETLKKTQIMNCSVAACRVFKCDVYLKKKDCVFYKISGKVHSGWISQTGVRSGQIILVSESNLEYDSNKYILPSADGLQSSSFTMLGTQVEVYEEPKFTKEITGGVLGGLLLLILVTVGLVKVGFFTSQYTQRLQESANDN